In a single window of the Enoplosus armatus isolate fEnoArm2 chromosome 15, fEnoArm2.hap1, whole genome shotgun sequence genome:
- the ap5m1 gene encoding AP-5 complex subunit mu-1 produces the protein MSVRALWIISHEKGENVSIRFSRRFATVEHRAKSLAGSSYIAVPEENTVLQLLLTELGLSDSDKSYVALRDDCLHRQRSPALELRLDGAGKGVLWPVLAISLGPLILACLPLVDAPAEPRPPLASLLSVSQGFTLLAGLQTFLLGSGGKPDSEGLASRLAMLPSVLLQVCPLGTPLDVPLQGAPATPTAPTPAGNQKQPAWKTGLHRGRAVVNVALIETVRSMQYGNRSRQDLWDVFGTVTCKCEVEGVLPNVTVTLTLPPNGSPLQDILVHPCVTSLDSSILTASSVDNWDGSAFSGPYKFPFSPPLEPFRLCSYTSQVPVPPILGSYQLKEEENQLRVSVTLKLHESVKNSFEYCEAHLPFFNRDQMGVADMKVSSGQLDVSKEKNLLVWGLGQKFPKSREVTLEGKISFSGPTPGPSDPLCTELTAYIKLYFKVPDMTLSGCCVDQHSVQVYSSAKPRIVTSRELLSKEYFIWNSTGAAPISSGQMML, from the exons ATGAGTGTTCGTGCTTTGTGGATTATTTCTCACGAGAAGGGAGAAAATGTGTCAATACGCTTTTCAAG GAGGTTTGCTACTGTGGAGCACCGTGCAAAGAGCCTGGCAGGTTCCTCATATATAGCAGTCCCAGAAGAAAACActgtgctgcagctcctgctcACTGAGCTGGGGCTTTCAGACTCAGACAAGTCCTATGTAGCTCTCAGAGATGATTGCCTTCATCGTCAGCGATCACCAGCCCTGGAGCTGCGTCTGGACGGTGCTGGAAAGGGAGTACTTTGGCCAGTTTTGGCCATCTCACTAGGGCCTCTTATCCTTGCTTGCCTGCCTTTAGTGGATGCCCCTGCTGAACCACGCCCCCCCCTTGCCAGCCTGCTGTCTGTATCCCAGGGCTTCACACTCCTGGCAGGTCTGCAGACTTTTCTCCTCGGCTCTGGGGGTAAGCCTGATAGCGAGGGGCTGGCCTCTCGCCTGGCGATGCTGCCCTCTGTACTCCTGCAGGTTTGTCCACTTGGCACGCCTCTAGATGTGCCACTCCAGGGGGCACCTGCTACACCCACAGCACCCACTCCTGCTGGGAACCAGAAGCAGCCAGCCTGGAAGACGGGGCTCCACCGCGGTCGAGCTGTGGTGAACGTAGCACTGATAGAAACAGTGCGCTCCATGCAGTATGGTAACCGGAGCAGACAGGACCTATGGGATGTTTTTGGCACTGTGACATGCAAA TGTGAAGTGGAAGGGGTGCTCCCAAATGTGACGGTGACTCTCACACTGCCACCAAATGGTTCTCCACTACAGGACATCCTGGTCCATCCTTGTGTCACCTCACTGGACTCTAGTATCCTGACTGCCAGCAGCGTGGATAACTGGGATGGCTCAGCTTTCTCTGGGCCATATAAgttccccttctctcctcctctggagCCTTTCAGACTATGCAGCTATACATCTCAG GTCCCCGTTCCCCCTATACTCGGCTCGTATCAgctgaaggaagaagagaacCAGCTGCGCGTGTCAGTAACCCTCAAACTTCATGAGAGTGTGAAGAACAGCTTCGAGTACTGTGAAGCCCACCTGCCGTTCTTTAACAG GGATCAGATGGGTGTTGCGGATATGAAGGTGAGCTCCGGACAACTGGATGTTTCAAAGGAGAAGAACCTGCTGGTCTGGGGCCTGG GACAAAAGTTCCCTAAATCTCGTGAGGTCACACTGGAAGGCAAGATCAGCTTTTCTGGGCCAACACCAGGACCCTCTGACCCCCTCTGCACAGAACTCACAGCCTATATCAAA TTGTATTTCAAAGTGCCTGACATGACGCTCTCTGGGTGCTGTGTGGACCAGCATTCAGTGCAGGTTTATTCCTCTGCCAAACCACGGATTGTAACAT CCCGAGAACTTCTATCCAAAGAATACTTCATATGGAATTCAACAGGAGCTGCTCCGATATCCTCCGGCCAGATGATGCTATAG
- the exoc5 gene encoding exocyst complex component 5: MATTAQLFEEPFDADEYIERLAWRTPGGGSKGGAEAFDPKRLLDEFENHIEELKQLDEKIQRRVEKLEHQCHREAKEFAHKVQDLQRSNQVAFQHFQELDEHISYVATKVCHLGDQLEGVNTPRQRAVEAQRLMTYFNEFLDGDLRSDVFNNPEKIKEAADIIQKLHLIAQELPFDRFADVKAKIASKYHDLERQLIQEFTAAQRRGEIGRMREVAAVLLHFKGYAHCVDVYIKQCQEGAYLRNDVFEDTAVLCQRVNKQVGEVFSSPETVMAKLIQNIFENKLQAHVREKLDETRHSDVEQYLKNLYDLYTRTTVLATKLTEFNLGSDKHTFLSKLIKSIFSSYLESYIDMEREYLRTRGAMILQRYYDSKNHQKRPIGTGSIQELKERIRQRTNLPLGPIIDTHGETFLSPELVVNLLQETRHAFERCHRLSDPSDLPKNAFSIFLLLVDHLCVEHIDYALEIGLSAIPSSDAKNANLYFLDVVQQANSIFHLFDKQFNDQLMPLISSSPKLAECLHKKKEVIEQMEVKLDTGIDRTINCMVGQMKHILATEQKKTDFRPEDENNVMIQYTTACSKVCAYVSRQVEHVRKSMDGKNVDTVLTELGVRFHRLIHEHLQQYSYSSMGGMLAICDVAEYRRCAKDFRVPLVLQLFDTLHALCNLLVVAPDNLKQVCSGEQLTNLDRNLLHAFVQLRVDYRSARLGRHFS, from the exons ATGGCGACAACTGCTCAGCTGTTCGAG GAGCCCTTTGATGCAGATGAGTATATTGAAAGGTTGGCGTGGAGGACACCTGGAGGAGGCTCCAAAGGAGGAGCTGAGGCATTTGACCCCAAAAG GCTGTTGGATGAATTTGAGAACCACATAGAAGAGCTGAAGCAATTGGATGAGAAGATCCAGCGGCGGGTGGAGAAGCTTGAGCATCAGTGTCATCGTGAGGCCAAGGAATTTGCCCACAAAGTGCAAGACTTGCAGAGAAGCAACCAG GTGGCCTTTCAGCATTTCCAGGAGCTCGATGAGCATATCAGCTATGTGGCAACCAAGGTTTGTCACCTTGGCGACCAGCTAGAGGGGGTGAACACGCCTCGGCAGAGGGCTGTAGAAGCTCAGCGTCTGATGACCTATTTCAATGAGTTCTTGGATGGAGACCTACGCAGTGACGTCTTCAATAACCCAGAAAAG atTAAGGAGGCTGCTGATATAATTCAGAAGCTGCATCTCATTGCCCAGGAGCTGCCATTCGACAG ATTTGCAGATGTCAAGGCAAAGATTGCAA GTAAGTACCATGACCTGGAGCGGCAGTTAATCCAGGAGTTCACTGCTGCCCAGCGCAGGGGTGAGATTGGACGTATGCGGGAGGTGGCAGCGGTTCTATTACATTTCAAG GGCTATGCACACTGTGTGGATGTCTACATCAAGCAGTGTCAGGAG GGGGCCTACCTGAGGAATGATGTGTTTGAGGACACCGCTGTCCTCTGCCAGAGGGTCAACAAGCAGGTGGGCGAGGTCTTCAGCAGCCCAGAGACGGTTATGGCCAAACTCATCCAGAACATCtttgaaaacaaattacag GCCCACGTCAGGGAAAAACTGGATGAGACTCGACACTCTGATGTAGAACAGTACCTCAAGAACCTCTATGACCTTTACACCAG GACCACAGTATTGGCCACCAAGCTGACAGAGTTCAACCTGGGCTCAGACAAGCACACTTTCCTGTCCAAGCTCATAAAGAGCATCTTCTCCTCATACCTGGAAAGCTACATTGACATGGAGAGGGAATACCTTCGCACTCGTGGTGCCATGATTCTGCAGCGCTACTATGACTCCAAGAATCACCAGAAACGCCCAATTGGCACTGGCAG TATCCAAGAACTGAAGGAGCGGATCAGACAGCGCACCAACCTCCCCCTTGGCCCTATCATTGACACCCATGGGGAGACCTTTCTGTCCCCAGAGCTAGTGGTCAACCTGCTGCAGGAGACACGTCATGCCTTTGAAAGATGCCACAGG CTTTCAGATCCTTCAGACCTGCCTAAGAATGCCTTCTCAATCTTCCTGCTGCTGGTCGACCATCTCTGTGTGGAACACATCGACTACGCCCTAGAGATTGGCCTCTCAG CGATTCCCTCATCAGATGCCAAGAATGCCAACCTGTATTTCCTGGATGTGGTGCAACAGGCGAACTCTATCTTCCACTTGTTTGACAAGCAGTTTAATGACCAGCTCATGCCTCTAATAAG CTCATCTCCAAAGTTGGCAGAGTGCCTGCACAAGAAGAAAGAGGTGATTGAGCAGATGGAAGTGAAACTGGACACAGGAATCGACAG AACAATAAACTGCATGGTGGGGCAAATGAAGCACATCTTGGCAACCGAGCAGAAGAAGACTGATTTCAGGCCTGAGGACGAGAACAACGTCATGATCCAGTACACTACA GCCTGCTCCAAGGTATGTGCCTACGTCAGTCGGCAGGTGGAGCATGTGCGGAAGTCCATGGATGGGAAAAATGTGGACACAGTGCTGACAGAGTTGGGCGTTCGTTTCCACCGGCTCATCCACGAGCACCTACAACAGTACAGCTACAGCTCAATGGGAGGCATGCTGGCCATCTGCGACGTGGCTGAATACCGACGGTGCGCCAAGGACTTCAGG gtCCCTCTGGTGCTGCAGCTTTTCGACACACTCCACGCCCTGTGTAACCTCCTGGTCGTTGCCCCTGACAACCTAAAGCAGGTCTGCTCAGGCGAGCAGCTCACCAATTTGGACCGAAACCTCCTGCACGCCTTCGTCCAGCTCAGAGTGGACTACCGTTCAGCCAGACTGGGCCGACACTTCAGTTAA